The Prunus persica cultivar Lovell chromosome G8, Prunus_persica_NCBIv2, whole genome shotgun sequence genome includes a region encoding these proteins:
- the LOC18766488 gene encoding auxin-induced protein X15 translates to MGFRLPGIVNSKKGLNKAATSNTVDIPKGYFAVYVGGSQKKRFVVPISYLNEPLFLDLLSQAEEEFGYDHPMGGITIPCSDETFIHLTCSLSV, encoded by the coding sequence ATGGGATTCCGATTGCCAGGAATTGTTAACTCCAAGAAGGGTCTAAACAAGGCTGCTACTTCAAACACCGTAGACATCCCAAAAGGCTACTTTGCAGTGTATGTTGGGGGGAGCCAGAAGAAGCGATTTGTGGTTCCAATATCATACTTGAATGAGCCTTTGTTCTTGGATTTGCTAAGTCaagcagaagaagaatttGGATATGATCATCCAATGGGTGGTATCACAATCCCCTGCAGTGATGAAACCTTCATTCATCTCACTTGCAGCTTAAGTGTATGA
- the LOC109950586 gene encoding uncharacterized protein LOC109950586 isoform X1 produces the protein MYSGATAMEASHGGLGGCDFGDCAGFAGHSPDLPNSFSPSRLGFTSGRGFPGASYGASSPASHQQHFGSNIELSVLGPPPSGSTASSFGLHSAPRPLQCFNCHGFGHIAAVCPSKTFSVPSPLSRLQDITAQYPSHGGHQQWVDDTDANTHITNDLSFLSLAKQYHGSDNVGGVLGGTGSPIKNIGFGDEEDTFLGKSSNGLYPFSFTPNEFFQVLRDRVALLGVYVDRSVWHSRLGHPASSTLQFLLSHNKLPSSGSV, from the exons ATGTATTCTGGTGCGACAGCTATGGAAGCTTCCCATGGTGGTCTCGGTGGCTGTGATTTTGGCGATTGTGCTGGGTTTGCTGGTCATAGTCCCGATCTTCCCAACTCATTCTCTCCCTCACGACTAGGTTTTACTTCTGGTCGCGGTTTCCCTGGCGCTTCCTATGGCGCCTCTAGTCCTGCCTCACATCAACAACATTTTGGTAGCAATATCGAGCTGAGTGTTCTTGGCCCACCTCCTTCTGGCTCTACTGCTTCCTCTTTTGGGCTTCATTCTGCCCCTAGGCCTCTTCAATGTTTCAATTGTCATGGTTTTGGCCACATCGCAGCTGTCTGTCCTTCCAAGACGTTTTCTGTGCCTTCTCCTCTGTCTCGTCTTCAAGACATAACTGCTCAATATCCTTCACATGGTGGCCATCAACAGTGGGTTGATGATACCGATGCAAACACTCATATTACCAATGACCTGAGCTTCTTATCCCTTGCTAAACAGTATCATGGTTCTGACAATGTTGGAGGTGTGCTTGGTGGAACAGGTTCgcctattaaaaatattg GATTTGGGGACGAGGAGGACACTTTCTTGGGCAAGAGTAGTAATGGCCTATATCCCTTTTCATTTACACCGAATgagttttttcaagttttgcgTGATCGTGTTGCTTTACTAGGTGTCTATGTTGACCGCTCTGTGTGGCACTCTCGCCTTGGTCATCCTGCTTCGTCTACTTTGCAATTTTTGTTATCTCATAATAAATTGCCATCTTCTGGCTCTGTCTAG
- the LOC109950586 gene encoding uncharacterized protein LOC109950586 isoform X2 produces MYSGATAMEASHGGLGGCDFGDCAGFAGHSPDLPNSFSPSRLGFTSGRGFPGASYGASSPASHQQHFGSNIELSVLGPPPSGSTASSFGLHSAPRPLQCFNCHGFGHIAAVCPSKTFSVPSPLSRLQDITAQYPSHGGHQQWVDDTDANTHITNDLSFLSLAKQYHGSDNVGGVLGGTGFGDEEDTFLGKSSNGLYPFSFTPNEFFQVLRDRVALLGVYVDRSVWHSRLGHPASSTLQFLLSHNKLPSSGSV; encoded by the exons ATGTATTCTGGTGCGACAGCTATGGAAGCTTCCCATGGTGGTCTCGGTGGCTGTGATTTTGGCGATTGTGCTGGGTTTGCTGGTCATAGTCCCGATCTTCCCAACTCATTCTCTCCCTCACGACTAGGTTTTACTTCTGGTCGCGGTTTCCCTGGCGCTTCCTATGGCGCCTCTAGTCCTGCCTCACATCAACAACATTTTGGTAGCAATATCGAGCTGAGTGTTCTTGGCCCACCTCCTTCTGGCTCTACTGCTTCCTCTTTTGGGCTTCATTCTGCCCCTAGGCCTCTTCAATGTTTCAATTGTCATGGTTTTGGCCACATCGCAGCTGTCTGTCCTTCCAAGACGTTTTCTGTGCCTTCTCCTCTGTCTCGTCTTCAAGACATAACTGCTCAATATCCTTCACATGGTGGCCATCAACAGTGGGTTGATGATACCGATGCAAACACTCATATTACCAATGACCTGAGCTTCTTATCCCTTGCTAAACAGTATCATGGTTCTGACAATGTTGGAGGTGTGCTTGGTGGAACAG GATTTGGGGACGAGGAGGACACTTTCTTGGGCAAGAGTAGTAATGGCCTATATCCCTTTTCATTTACACCGAATgagttttttcaagttttgcgTGATCGTGTTGCTTTACTAGGTGTCTATGTTGACCGCTCTGTGTGGCACTCTCGCCTTGGTCATCCTGCTTCGTCTACTTTGCAATTTTTGTTATCTCATAATAAATTGCCATCTTCTGGCTCTGTCTAG